Proteins from a single region of Styela clava chromosome 1, kaStyClav1.hap1.2, whole genome shotgun sequence:
- the LOC120333835 gene encoding sodium-independent sulfate anion transporter-like yields the protein MTNINVSDPFINNSESQPFLPPKIEEPEKSKKTIFGQEVEFECTTSKCLDITKSYFPILSWLPKYKLNWLQCDIIAGLTVGLTVIPQGLAYAQIAGLPVQYGLYSAFMGGFVYCIFGTSKDITLGPTAIMSLLVHTYGDGDPVQAVLLTFLAGVVQFAMGILRLGFIMRFISTPVISGFTSAAAITIALGQFKHIFGVKTTSSSFVPQLIEMLKALGDTNVWDVVMGLSCIACLVLLRYIKDWIEPESPDDTICQKISKKFVWLISTARNAVVVISAAFVAYAIHSQDITSCKVEDCVTLTGKIDEGLPDFKPPEFNEVNGNTTVTTKELVSRIGDGMFVIPLMGLLESIAIGKAFARKNDYLLDTNQEMIAIGASNILSSFVSSYCVTGSFSRTAINAQSNVKTPAGGIFTGALVILSLAVLTPSFYYIPKAALAAVIISAVIYMVDYATVVTLWKVKKIDLLPLIATFLVCFWQIPYGILAGVAVSLLIMLYPNAFPGIPYKTITNRDSGTNVIVTPEAGLHYPAAEYVTDKIRHLIFKKISDQDISTITIDASNLSHLDYTAIQSFIELAEEFNKHDIKMTFINLSTDMMDSLQKADPTSIIIFDSDIDDSSS from the coding sequence aTGACTAATATAAATGTCTCCGATCCATTCATCAATAACTCAGAGTCCCAACCATTTTTACCTCCAAAAATTGAGGAACCTGAAAAGTCGAAGAAAACAATCTTTGGACAAGAAGTTGAATTTGAATGTACAACGAGCAAATGTCTAGATATCACAAAATCTTACTTTCCGATTTTGAGTTGGCTCCCAAAGTACAAATTAAACTGGTTGCAATGTGATATCATCGCTGGATTAACTGTTGGATTGACTGTGATACCACAGGGACTTGCTTATGCTCAAATAGCTGGTTTACCTGTCCAGTATGGTCTCTATAGTGCTTTCATGGGTGGATTTGTGTATTGTATATTTGGCACAAGCAAAGATATAACGCTTGGACCAACAGCAATCATGTCATTGTTAGTGCACACTTATGGTGATGGAGATCCTGTTCAGGCTGTTTTGCTGACCTTTCTAGCAGGCGTAGTTCAATTTGCAATGGGGATATTACGTTTAGGATTCATTATGCGTTTCATTTCTACCCCTGTAATCAGTGGATTCACTTCAGCGGCCGCAATAACAATTGCTCTTGGCCAGTTCAAGCATATATTTGGAGTGAAAACAACTTCTAGTAGCTTTGTTCCTCAACTTATCGAAATGCTGAAAGCCCTTGGAGATACTAATGTATGGGATGTTGTAATGGGTCTCAGCTGTATTGCATGCCTGGTGTTACTCCGCTATATAAAAGATTGGATTGAGCCTGAGTCCCCAGATGATACTATTTGtcaaaaaatatcgaaaaaattcGTTTGGCTTATAAGCACAGCAAGAAATGCTGTTGTGGTCATATCAGCTGCCTTTGTAGCTTATGCAATCCACTCTCAAGATATCACATCATGTAAAGTTGAAGACTGTGTTACCCTCACTGGAAAAATTGATGAAGGGTTGCCAGATTTTAAGCCACCGGAATTCAATGAAGTCAATGGGAACACTACAGTAACGACAAAGGAGCTTGTAAGCAGAATAGGTGACGGCATGTTTGTGATTCCGTTAATGGGACTCCTTGAAAGTATTGCTATTGGGAAAGCTTTTGCGAGAAAAAACGACTATTTACTAGACACTAATCAAGAAATGATAGCTATCGGTGCTTCTAACATCCTCAGCTCATTTGTATCATCATATTGTGTTACTGGAAGTTTTTCTCGAACGGCTATCAATGCTCAAAGTAATGTTAAAACCCCTGCTGGTGGGATCTTCACCGGAGCGCTTGTGATTTTAAGCCTCGCGGTCCTGACGCCTTCATTCTACTATATCCCCAAAGCTGCACTCGCTGCCGTAATTATCTCCGCTGTTATTTATATGGTTGATTATGCTACTGTAGTTACTCTATGGAAAGTCAAAAAGATTGACCTGTTACCATTAATTGCAACTTTTCTTGTGTGTTTCTGGCAAATTCCTTACGGAATCCTAGCTGGAGTTGCGGTCTCGCTTCTAATCATGTTATATCCAAATGCTTTCCCGGGAATCCCATACAAAACCATCACAAATCGTGATTCTGGAACTAATGTCATTGTAACCCCTGAAGCGGGTCTACACTACCCAGCTGCGGAATATGTAACTGATAAGATAAGGCATCTTATCTTCAAAAAGATAAGCGATCAAGATATATCAACGATTACAATAGATGCATCAAATCTATCTCATCTAGATTACACTGCGATTCAGAGCTTTATAGAACTTGCTGAAGAGTTTAACAAACACGATATTAAAATGACATTCATTAATCTCAGTACAGATATGATGGATTCACTACAAAAAGCTGACCCAACTTCGATCATTATATTTGACAGTGATATTGATGATTCAAGCAGTTAA
- the LOC120333926 gene encoding NADH dehydrogenase [ubiquinone] 1 alpha subcomplex assembly factor 2-like — protein MLRRGLQAISKSLRLEPDKICKGRDFIGNIYYETPPQKYYFGLKEVFKTRRSVDTPVKDPHQRDIIESGRDIPTEWLSWLQGRRKLPPTELEVENNLLRMRKMKEKVKFLDEQQKKERDIPKTEVPKPKKKDPDQAEVESWDPK, from the coding sequence ATGCTTCGACGAGGTTTGCAAGCGATTTCGAAATCACTACGATTGGAACCGGATAAAATATGCAAAGGAAGAGACTTTATAGGGAATATTTACTATGAGACACCgccacaaaaatattattttggacTCAAAGAAGTATTTAAAACGCGACGATCAGTCGATACTCCGGTGAAAGACCCACATCAACGAGATATAATTGAATCGGGCCGAGATATTCCCACAGAATGGTTATCTTGGCTTCAAGGGAGAAGGAAACTTCCTCCGACAGAGCTAGAAGTTGAAAACAATTTACTTAgaatgcgaaaaatgaaagaaaaagtgaaatttttagATGAACAGCAAAAAAAAGAAAGGGATATACCAAAAACTGAAGTTCCTAAACCTAAGAAAAAGGACCCAGATCAAGCTGAAGTAGAATCCTGGGATCCTAAATGA
- the LOC144427336 gene encoding small nuclear ribonucleoprotein E-like: MAYKGTKVQKVMVQPINLIFRYLQNRSRVSIWLYDQVNIRVEGHIVGFDEYMNLVLDESEEVHLKRSTRKTLGRIMLKGDNITVIQQVQEPESMAA; the protein is encoded by the coding sequence ATGGCGTACAAAGGAACCAAAGTACAGAAGGTTATGGTCCAGCCTATTAATCTAATTTTCCGATACTTGCAAAACCGATCGAGAGTTTCAATTTGGTTGTATGACCAAGTTAACATCAGAGTGGAAGGACATATTGTCGGATTCGATGAATACATGAATTTAGTATTGGATGAATCAGAGGAAGTTCACCTGAAGAGGAGCACCAGAAAAACTCTTGGCAGAATCATGTTAAAGGGAGACAATATCACTGTCATTCAGCAGGTCCAGGAGCCGGAATCCATGGCTGCATAG
- the LOC120341612 gene encoding U11/U12 small nuclear ribonucleoprotein 25 kDa protein-like, with translation MTEEDSKDIFKEKLDEMLGDPLLYDIRDDITIEEINSLIDLEYGRAMTITVNRADGDCYTVIVNQNGTVKDLKSAIKRHFMLKMQRENGPKHISWKYVWRTYWLYFDGQKLRNDKDKLKTYGIRNNDTVCFIKRLREK, from the coding sequence ATGACTGAGGAAGATAGTAAGGatatatttaaagaaaaattggACGAAATGTTGGGTGATCCACTGCTCTATGACATCAGAGATGACATCACAATAGAAGAAATAAACTCTTTAATAGACCTCGAATATGGACGAGCCATGACTATCACAGTGAATAGAGCTGATGGGGATTGCTACACAGTTATTGTCAATCAAAATGGAACAGTAAAAGATTTAAAATCTGCAATAAAACGACACTTTATGCTTAAAATGCAACGAGAAAATGGGCCTAAGCATATCAGTTGGAAATATGTATGGCGGACATATTGGTTATATTTCGATGGACAAAAACTTAGAAATGATaaagataaattaaaaacttaCGGGATTAGAAATAATGATACTGTTTGTTTTATAAAACGACTGAGAGAAAAATGA